Proteins found in one Amycolatopsis aidingensis genomic segment:
- a CDS encoding ATP-binding protein: MDRRDGGFGGELRRGREAAGYSQAAFARLIHYSKGYLSKVETGRAAGNRQFAEACDRVLQAEGALAALMPEKPDRRSRRATVTPLVGLPPSTLHFTGRTYELAAAVSVLSGERAEGTCVLSGMAGVGKTALALRAAWESAESFPDGCLFLDLGDHAADGVTAGAEDVLDPLLRMLGVPGERIPSHPDGRANLYRGWLRGRSCLLVLDNAISAAQVGPVLPTEPRCRVIITSRNRLNALDDAVHVPMDVLPMAEAVTLFRAVGGDHAAAARGDLVERIVASCGGLPLAIRIAAARFRTDPASSLDDFAQRFADETARLGVLNDGDRSVAAAFSLSVGALPPEQLRVFALLAMHPGREVEIHDVAALADLEPAQAQALVDRLDDAHLVARGHVDHVSMHDLLRDFARSTILPATDPAEQDAAVRRLLDHSLLLARSADELLAPHRYRMPIDPGHLPAGSRSFPDRASALAWTDREWPSLVGLCRLAAARGFHGRCWQLAFLLRDFFFHAKLWDPWIETHRLAVTSARAEGDDRALAMTLNNLGIAYVDRGDLSVAIGYYEEALELFGELGDEHGHTNTMSNLAWAALYTGDHERALHGLEDALTAYRRMGNSRNAAIALRGVALVETELGHYADAVEHAELSYTEFVALGSSLDTTMSVNCVAWALFRSGDHDAAAAHYERAAELGEECGSRYETARALTGLGNVHAASGRPDAARRCWERADDLRDVLDPRMVGEARVRASW; encoded by the coding sequence ATGGATCGAAGGGATGGCGGGTTCGGCGGCGAACTGCGGCGCGGACGGGAGGCGGCCGGGTACTCACAGGCGGCGTTCGCCCGGCTCATCCACTACAGCAAGGGCTACCTCAGCAAGGTGGAGACCGGCAGGGCCGCGGGCAACCGGCAGTTCGCCGAGGCCTGCGACCGGGTGCTCCAGGCGGAGGGCGCGCTGGCCGCGCTGATGCCGGAGAAACCGGACCGCCGGTCCCGCCGCGCCACGGTCACCCCGCTGGTGGGCCTGCCGCCGTCGACCCTGCATTTCACCGGCCGGACGTACGAGCTCGCGGCCGCCGTGTCCGTCCTGAGCGGCGAACGCGCGGAAGGAACCTGCGTCCTGAGTGGAATGGCTGGTGTGGGCAAGACCGCCCTCGCGCTGCGCGCAGCCTGGGAATCCGCGGAGTCCTTTCCGGATGGCTGCCTCTTCCTCGACCTCGGTGACCATGCCGCCGACGGCGTGACGGCCGGCGCGGAGGACGTTCTCGATCCGTTGCTGCGGATGCTCGGCGTGCCCGGCGAGCGGATTCCCTCCCATCCCGACGGGCGCGCCAACCTGTATCGCGGCTGGCTACGGGGCCGGAGCTGCCTGCTCGTGCTGGACAACGCGATCAGCGCGGCCCAGGTCGGACCGGTGCTGCCCACCGAACCGAGGTGCCGAGTGATCATCACCAGCCGAAACCGGCTCAACGCGCTCGACGACGCGGTACATGTACCCATGGACGTGCTGCCCATGGCCGAGGCGGTGACCCTGTTCCGCGCGGTCGGTGGGGACCACGCGGCGGCCGCCAGGGGCGACCTGGTCGAACGGATCGTGGCGAGCTGCGGCGGGCTGCCGCTGGCGATCCGCATCGCCGCGGCCCGCTTCCGGACGGATCCGGCATCGTCGCTGGACGACTTCGCGCAGCGGTTCGCCGACGAGACCGCGCGGCTCGGCGTGCTGAATGACGGGGACCGTAGCGTGGCGGCGGCGTTCAGCCTTTCGGTCGGGGCGCTGCCGCCGGAGCAGCTGCGGGTGTTCGCGCTGCTTGCCATGCATCCGGGCAGGGAGGTCGAGATCCACGACGTCGCGGCCCTGGCCGACCTGGAACCGGCTCAGGCGCAGGCGCTCGTCGACCGGCTCGACGACGCCCATCTGGTCGCCCGTGGCCACGTCGACCACGTGTCCATGCACGACCTGCTCCGGGACTTCGCCAGATCCACGATCCTGCCGGCCACCGATCCCGCAGAGCAGGACGCCGCCGTGCGCCGGCTGCTCGACCACAGCCTCCTGCTCGCCAGGTCCGCCGACGAACTGCTCGCACCCCACCGCTATCGCATGCCCATCGACCCCGGGCACCTGCCTGCCGGGTCGCGGAGTTTTCCGGACCGGGCCAGCGCGCTCGCCTGGACCGACCGCGAGTGGCCCAGCCTGGTCGGCCTGTGCCGTCTCGCCGCCGCCCGTGGTTTCCACGGCCGGTGCTGGCAACTGGCTTTCCTGCTACGGGACTTCTTCTTCCACGCCAAACTCTGGGACCCGTGGATCGAAACCCACCGGCTCGCGGTGACCTCGGCGCGGGCCGAGGGCGACGACCGGGCGCTGGCCATGACCCTGAACAACCTCGGTATCGCATATGTCGACCGCGGCGACCTGTCCGTGGCCATCGGCTACTACGAGGAAGCACTGGAACTGTTCGGCGAACTCGGCGACGAGCACGGCCACACCAACACGATGTCGAACCTCGCGTGGGCCGCGCTCTACACAGGCGACCATGAACGCGCGTTGCATGGGCTCGAGGACGCCCTCACCGCGTACCGGAGGATGGGCAACTCCCGCAATGCCGCGATCGCCCTCCGCGGGGTCGCGCTGGTGGAGACCGAACTCGGCCACTATGCCGACGCGGTGGAACACGCCGAGCTTTCGTACACCGAGTTCGTCGCGCTGGGGTCGAGCCTGGATACGACCATGTCGGTCAACTGTGTGGCGTGGGCGCTGTTCCGATCCGGCGACCATGATGCCGCGGCCGCCCACTACGAGCGTGCCGCCGAG
- a CDS encoding MFS transporter, with product MSEAVVSPVRIGRLSIGALGVLALALGTLQSVVEPALPLLQRELGVSPAEGALIANTLLITGAVVTPVAGKLGDRYGGKRVLVRLMAVVSAGGLLAGLAPNLPVLLLGQVLQGVMVGALPLSFILVRKHLPAGESQVAIGVVVALFTGGGMVGTLIAGPIAEGLSWHWMFALPTIAIIAMTLAVIRLMPHDPPIQSDSRIDWPGVILLSGTLLAFMLGLVTVTSGDLPPVVVGAIAVVVAALATGWVVVERRAASPMVDLRMLAKPAMWSSCVLTFVITTSFGMVIFLLPYLFSVSADGYGFGVSTTDIGLFLLPGAIAGAVSDSVGGIAARRFGPRAVVIVGTVVAAATMIALTSIHTAAWQLVLAKVLTAFAAGVITTALLASTATAVETGNTGIATSLLVVTRVIGVAVGVQVGGAILAAGTDPMTGQPTESAFVTGFAVAGLVAALALLVVRITKKGTKA from the coding sequence ATGTCCGAAGCTGTGGTTTCCCCGGTCCGCATCGGGAGGCTGTCGATCGGTGCCCTCGGCGTCTTGGCCCTCGCCCTCGGCACCCTGCAGTCGGTGGTGGAGCCCGCGCTCCCGCTGCTGCAACGTGAGCTGGGGGTCAGTCCTGCCGAAGGGGCATTGATCGCCAACACGTTACTCATCACCGGCGCGGTCGTCACACCCGTCGCAGGCAAGCTCGGCGACCGCTATGGCGGAAAGCGGGTGCTGGTCCGGCTGATGGCTGTGGTCTCGGCCGGTGGACTGCTGGCGGGTCTGGCGCCGAACCTGCCGGTGTTGTTGCTCGGGCAGGTGTTGCAGGGCGTGATGGTGGGTGCGCTGCCCCTCTCCTTCATCCTGGTGCGCAAGCACCTCCCTGCAGGCGAGTCACAGGTGGCGATCGGGGTGGTCGTGGCGCTGTTCACGGGCGGCGGCATGGTGGGAACGTTGATTGCCGGGCCGATCGCGGAAGGACTGTCCTGGCATTGGATGTTCGCGCTACCGACGATCGCGATCATCGCGATGACGTTGGCCGTGATCAGGCTGATGCCGCATGATCCGCCGATCCAGTCGGACAGCAGGATCGACTGGCCCGGTGTGATTCTGCTGAGCGGCACGTTGCTCGCGTTCATGCTCGGGCTCGTGACGGTGACGAGCGGCGACCTGCCGCCGGTCGTGGTCGGTGCCATTGCGGTGGTCGTGGCCGCCCTGGCGACCGGATGGGTCGTCGTCGAGCGCCGCGCAGCCTCGCCGATGGTCGATCTACGCATGCTGGCAAAGCCCGCGATGTGGAGTTCGTGCGTGCTGACCTTCGTCATCACCACCAGTTTCGGGATGGTCATCTTCCTGCTCCCGTACCTGTTCTCGGTATCGGCCGACGGCTACGGCTTCGGGGTCAGCACCACCGACATCGGGCTGTTTCTTTTGCCCGGTGCCATCGCCGGGGCGGTCAGCGATTCGGTCGGCGGGATCGCGGCCCGGCGGTTCGGCCCGCGTGCCGTGGTCATCGTGGGCACCGTGGTCGCGGCGGCCACGATGATCGCGCTGACGTCGATACACACCGCCGCATGGCAGCTCGTCCTCGCGAAGGTGCTGACCGCGTTCGCCGCGGGGGTCATCACCACGGCGTTGCTTGCCAGCACCGCCACCGCTGTCGAGACCGGGAACACCGGCATCGCGACCAGCCTGCTCGTGGTGACCCGCGTGATCGGTGTGGCCGTTGGCGTCCAGGTCGGCGGCGCGATCCTCGCTGCAGGGACCGACCCGATGACGGGCCAGCCGACCGAATCGGCCTTCGTCACAGGCTTCGCCGTCGCCGGCCTCGTCGCCGCATTGGCACTGCTCGTCGTCCGCATCACCAAGAAAGGAACCAAGGCATGA